Genomic DNA from Gemmatimonadota bacterium:
CTCCCTTGTCTTTCGAGGAAAACGCAGGTACCCTATCCGCCAAGATTCAAAAGACTTCTATGGACTGGGCGCAAAGGACCGAACGGGCAACCATGACGAAACTGATTTTGGAGGATGAGACCTATGCTGTCACCGGGGCAGCCATCGAACTGCATCGTACGCTCGGGCCGGGCTTCCTCGAAAAAGTCTACCAGGAAGCCATGCAGATCGAACTGGCAGCCCGCGGCATTCCCTTCGAGGCCGAAAAACCACTCGACATCACCTACAAAGGCCAACGCCTCACCCAGAAATACTACGCCGACCTCACATGTTTCGGTCAGATCATCGTCGAGCTGAAGGCCCTAAATCAACTCTCCGGCCACGAAGACGCCCAACTCCTCAACTACCTCAAAGCCACCGGCCTCAGAGTCGGCCTCCTCTTCAACTTCGGCAGCCACGGCAAACTGGAACGCAAGCGCCTGGTCAGAGAGCATCCATAATCCCCGCCCCTCTGCGGACAAAAGGGTTTTCGAAGTTCTCCGCGCCCCTCCGCGTCCTCCGCGGACAAAAAGGTTTTGAAGTTCTCCGCGTCCCTCCGCGTCCTCCGTGGAAAAAGGTTTTGAAGTTCTCCGCGTCCCTCCGCGTCCTCCGCGGAAAAAGGTTTTGAAGTTCTCCGCGCCCCTCCGCGTCCTCCGCGGAAAAAGGGTTTTGAA
This window encodes:
- a CDS encoding GxxExxY protein, which gives rise to MTKLILEDETYAVTGAAIELHRTLGPGFLEKVYQEAMQIELAARGIPFEAEKPLDITYKGQRLTQKYYADLTCFGQIIVELKALNQLSGHEDAQLLNYLKATGLRVGLLFNFGSHGKLERKRLVREHP